DNA sequence from the Amycolatopsis sp. Hca4 genome:
GAGGTAGTCGGTCAGCGTCACGGTGACCTGCGCGCCGGCGCCGCTGAGCGGGATCGCGTAGTCCGGGATCGGCGTCACCGGCGCGGACGGGTTGGCCAGCGGCTGGAACCGGCCGTCGGCGGTGACGAAGCCGGGGCGGCCCGCGGTGTCCGCGCCGCTGATGTAGGCGTAGACGGTGCCGCTGCCCGAATTGTTCTTCAGGGTCAACGGCAGCGCCGCGGCGGCGCGGGCTTTCGGCGTCGTGACGGCGGACCACAGCGGCGTGCTCGCCGCGGCGGCGACCAGGCCGGCGGTGACGAAGGTTCGCCTCGACAGCATGGCACCTCCTCGAGGGCGGGCGGTGTCCCCGCGGCCGGACGGCCCCGTGGTCACCGGAAACGGTGAACGGACGGTAGGGACGCGTTCCGGTGGGGGTCAACATCCGGCGGCCCGGCTCGGGTACGCACGGCCCTCGACGGTGCCCTTTCGTAGCCGGACCAGTTCCGGCCGTGGTCCGGTCCCGGTCCGAAGTGGACGGTGGGGGTCAGCGGCGCGGCGCGGGGAGCCCGGCGGCGGCGAGGGCGTCCCAGAGCGGGCGGGCGTCGTACCGCCGGGTGTCCAGGCCCTCGACGAACTGGCAGCCGTACGCGGCCGCGGTGAGATCGGTCGTCTGTCCGCGGGTGTCGACGAACCGGAGCGCGAAGGCCGGGCCCAGTTCGGCGGTGCAGGCCACGTCCGACGGCGGTTCCGGCAGATCGCAGGCCGCGGCGACGACCTTCTTGATGGCGGCGACGTCGGTGGTGCGGGTTTCGCCGCGGCTCTTCCCCGGAGCGGGCAACGGCGGGTACAGCGGCCCGCTTTCGACGAGCTCGCGCGGTTCGTAGGAGGCGGAGCACAGCGGCGACGCCGAGCCGGGCCGGGCGCTGCCGCCGCAGGCCACGGCACTCAGGGCGACCAGGACCACGGTGGGGACAGCGAACGGCCGGCGCATGGGTGCCTCCTTCGTTCCGTTGCCCGGGAGACGGAACGGCCCGGCCGCCGGGTTGCACGGCCGGGCGGTGGACTGGGGCTTGTCCGACAAACACCCCGGCTGGCTGCTGGGATGCCGCCGCTCGTGCCGCGGTGAGGCCGGCCAGTCCCGCGCCGACCACGGACGACGTCAGTGCGGCGCATCGGCGGCCTCCAGCACCGGCGTGGCCGCGGCGAAGGCGTCGGCGGCGGCCAGGTCGAACTCGCCGTGGTCGCTGCCCAGCCCCTGGGCGACCAGTGCCGCGGCGGCCGAACCGAGCACGGCGGCCTCCCGCGGGGACCGGCCGAGGCCGACGCCGCGGAGGAAGCCGGCGGAGAACGCGTCACCGCAGCCGGTGGTGTCGACGACGTCGACCGCGAACGCGGGCACGGCGAACACCTCCTCCGCCGTGACCACCAGGGCACCGCGGGCGTCGCGGGTGACGGCCACGCAGCCGATCCCCCGGGCGATCAGCGCGCGGGCGCCCTCCTCGAGCGTCCCGGCGCCGGTGAGCCCGAGGACCTGCTGCTCGTTCGGCAGCAGGTAGTCGAGGTGGGGCAGGGCGGGGTCGATCCAGGTGAGCACGCCGGGATCGCCGGGGGCGAGCAGGTCGGCCGAGGTGATCACGCCGGCCTCCCGTGCGGGAGCGAGGATCTTCGCCGCGTTCTCCCCGCCCATCAGCTCGGGCGCGCCGAGGTGCAGGTGGGTCGCCCGGGCGACGTCGGCCGCGGGGACGTCGTCCGGCCCGTAGGTGAGGTTCGCGCCGGGGACGTGGAAGGCGGGACGGCTGCCGTCCGGGCGGATGGGCAGCACCGACGCCGAGGTCTGCACGCCCGCGCGGCGAACCACGAGCGACGTGTCGATGCCGTGCTCGCCCAGCATGGCCAGCAGCAGGTCGCCGATCGGGTCGGTGCCGATCGCGCCGGCGGTGCGCACGGCGGCGCCGAGCTTGGCCAGCGTCAGCGCGGTGCCGGCCGCGGTTCCGGCCGGGCCGAACCGGATCTGCTCGACCAGCGCCGCGCCCTGTCCTTCCGGGATGGCCTCGACCGGCCGGACCTGCACGTCGAACACGTGCGCGCCGAGCGTGATCACCGTTTGCGTCACAGATCCTCCTCGATCCGGTGGGTGCGGCCGTAACCGCGTCGCAAGGCCGCTTCCACGACCGCGGCCTGCTGGCCCTCGTCCAGGACCCGCGGGGCGCCGATGGCGGCGGCGTTCCGGTAGAGCTCGCAGGCCCACTCGAGCAGCAGCGCGTTGTCCACCGCCGCGGGCAGCGTCGGGCCGTGCACGACCGCGCCGTGGTTGGCCAGCAGCGCCGCCGACTTGCCGTCCAGCGCCGTCCACACGTGCTCGGCCAGCTCGTCGCTGCCGAAGACGGCGAACGGCGCGACCCGCACCGCCCCGCCGAGCAGCAGCTGCTGGTAGTGCACGCACGGGAGTTCGTCGAGCACGAGTGAGATCGCGGTCGCCTGCGGCGAGTGCGTGTGCACGACCGCGCCGGCGTTCCAGCGGCGGTAGATCCCGAGGTGCAGCTCCAGTTCCGAGGTCGGCGCGAGCTCACCGGCGACGACGCTCCCGGCCAGGTCGACGACGGTGACGTCCGCGGGCGTGACCCGCCCGAGCACGACGCCGGTCGCGGTCACCGCGACGTGCTCGCCGGCGCGCACGCTCACGTTGCCTGCGGTGCCGATCAGCAGTCCTTCTCCGGCCAGGCGGTGACAGGCGTCGACGACGGCCTGCCGTTCGGCCTGCAGGAGCGCGGTGCCGTGGGGCATCGGCTCAGGGTAGGTCAAACATGAATCAAAGTCACGTTCAGGTTTATCCGGGGGTGCGTGGTGAACCGGACCGGCTCGTGACCCGTGTAGGAGACGGGTGTGGAGCGGAAGCACGGGAGAACGTCTGGTGACTGCCATCGAGGGACGCCGCCGGGAGCACGAAAAGCCGGCCGGCTGGAACGTCGATCCCGTGCTGATCCTGGTTCTCGTCCTGCTGGCCGGGTTCCTGGCCCAGGGCCCGGTCCGGCGCCTGCTGTCGGCCCCGGTCATGCAGAGCTGGATGACGGTGTTCGTCGCCGTGGTCGTGCAGGCGCTGCCGTTCCTCGTCCTCGGCGTCCTGCTCTCCGCCGCGCTCGCGGTCTTCGTGCCCCCTTCGTTCTTCACGCGCGCGCTGCCGAAGCGGCCGTCGCTGGCCGTGCCCGTCGCCGGGCTGGCCGGGGCCGTTCTGCCCGGCTGCGAATGCGCCTCGGTGCCCGTTGCCGGCGCGCTGGTGCGCGGCGGGGTGACGCCTTCGGCGGCGGTGGCGTTCCTGCTGTCGGCGCCGGCGATCAACCCGGTGGTGCTGGCCGCGACGGCCGTCGCGTTCCCCGGGCAGCCGCAGATGGTCTTCGCCCGGTTCGCCGCGAGCCTCGCCGCGGCGTGCGTGATGGGCTGGCTGTGGCACCGGCTCGGCCGCCCGGACTGGCTCCGGCCGCGCCCGCACGAGCACGGCGAAGGCGGGACCAAGGGCGCGGTCTTCTGGGGCTCGGTGCGGCACGACGTCCTGCACGCGGGCGGGTTCCTCGTCGGCGGCGCGATGGCCGCCGCGACGCTCAAGGCCGTGGTGCCCGCGAGCTGGCTGCACGCCGCGGCCGGCCACGCGGTGGTCGCGGTGCTGGTACTGGCCGGCCTCGCCGTGCTGCTGTCGATCTGCTCGGAGGCCGACGCGTTCGTCGCTTCCTCGCTGACGCAGTTCTCGCTCACCGCGCGGCTGGCGTTCCTGGTCGTCGGCCCGATGATCGACCTCAAGCTGTTCGGCATGCAGGCCGCCACGTTCGGCCGCGGGTTCGCGCTGCGGTTCGCGCCGGCGACCTTCCTCGTGGCCGTCGCGGCCGCGGTCGTGACCGGGGCGGTGCTGCGGTGAACCGGACCGTGCAGGCGATCCTGCTCTTCCTCGTCGGCGGCGTCCTGCTGCACGCCGGCGTCACCGGGCTGTACCTGCGGTACGTCAAGGCCGGCCTGCGCCCGCTGGTGCTGGCCGCGGGGGTGGTGCTGGTGCTCGCGGCCGTCGCGACCGTCTGGTACGCGCGCCGCCGCCCGGCCGGGCACGCCGCGCCCCGGGTCTCCTGGCTGCTGGTGCTGCCGGTGTTCGCGCTGATCCTCGCCGCGCCGCCGGCCTTGGGCTCCTACAGCGCGATGCGCGCCGGCACGGCGGTGACGGCTCCGCGGATCCTCACCCCGCTCCCGGACGGCAACCCGGTCCGGCTGGCGGTGATCGACTACGCCGACCGCGCGGTCTACGACCACGGCCGGTCGCTGGCCGGGCGGACCGTCACCCTCACCGGGTTCGTGGCCTTCGACGGCAGCGGCACGCCGTACCTGGTGCGCATGCTCCTGAACTGCTGCGCGGCGGACGCCCAGCCGGTGAAGGTCGGCCTGGCCGGCCGGGTGCCGCCGGTGCTGCCACCCGATGCGTGGCTGGAGGTCACCGGCGGCTTCACCGACCGGCAGGCGCAGGATCCGGTCAACGGCGGGACCATCCCGTTTCTCGACGTCGGCGTGGCCCGGCCCGTGGCTCCGCCCGCCGATCCGTACGAAAGCCTCGGCTAGGGCGTGTCTGACAAACATCTCGGCTGGTTGCTGGGATGCTGCTGGTCGTGTCGCGGTTTCAGCTGCTTTCCGATGATCAGTGGGCATTGATTGAGGATCTGCTGCCGGTGCGGACCGGCAAGCGTGGTCGGCCGTTCTCGGATGCGCGGGCAATGGTCGAGGGGATCATCTACCGGTATCGGTGCGGGATCGCGTGGCGGGATGTGCCGGCGGTGTTCGGTCCGTGGCAGACGATCTGGACCTGGCATCGCCGGATGGCCGGCGACGGCACCTGGGACACCGTCCTGCAGCGCCTGCTCGCCGCTGCGGACGCGGCCGGTCTGATCAATTGGTCGGTGTCGGTGGATTCCACGATCGCCCGAGCACATCAGCACGCCACCAACATCACCCGCTCCACAGGGGGCTGGGTCGAACTACACGGATCTGCTGACCGAGCCGCCTGATCACGCGATCGGCCGCTCCCGCGGCGGATGGAGCACCAAAGTGCACCACCTCGTCGACGGGAACGGCCGGCCGCTGATCACGTTGGTCGGTCCTGGACAGGCCGGGGACGCACCGATGTTCCCGCACCTCATGCGCCACCTGCGGATCCCTCGGATGGGACGCGGGCGCGCCCGAACCCGGCCTGACCGGGTCCGCGGCGACAAGGCCTATTCCTCGCGGGCGATTCGCGGGCATCTGCGCGCCCGCGGCATCACCGCGGTGATCCCCGAGCCGGCTGATCAGGCCGGGCACCGCAAACGCCGCGGTTCCCGCGGCGGGCGTCCGCCTGCCTTCGATGCGGCGGACTACCGCGGCCGCAATGTGGTCGAACGCCGGTTCAACCTGCTCAAGCAATGGCGCGGCCTGGCCACTCGCTACGACAAGTTGGCCATCGTCTACCGATCAGCGGTCGTCCTGCACGCCGCGATCACCTGGACCAAAGCATTGTCAGACACGCCCTAGCTGTATGTGGCCATTAGGTTGGTGGCAGTCGGCTGGTGGGTGGGTGGCCTCCGAGTGCGCTGTGGCGGCGTTGAGTGTTGTAGTGCTCGAGCCAGGGTGCAAGGGCTGCGGTGCGTTGGGTGTTGCTGGTGAAGGCTTGGCGGTAGGCCCATTCGGTTTGCAGGGTGCGGTTGAGGCGTTCGACTTTGCCGTTTTGCCAGGGACAGTGGGGTTTGATGAACTTCTGCCGGATGCCGTGCTCGGCGCAGACCGCACGCAGTGACCAGCGGTAGGCCCAGGCGTTGTCGGTCATCAGCCGTTCGATCCGGGTGATGCCGTGGCCGGCGAAGTAGGCGATCGCCCGGGTGAGGAAGCCGGCGCAGGTTGGCCCTTTCTCGTCGGGGTGGATCTCGGAGTAGGCCAGGCGGGAGTGGTCGTCGACCAGGGAGTGAACGTAGTCGTAGCCGATCTTGGTGCTGCGGTCGCGGGTGGCTTCCCGCTGGGCCCGGCCGTGGGCTCGCCAGCCTCCGCCGTCGGGGATGCGGCCGATCTTCTTGACATCCATGTGGACCAGCTCGCCCGGCTGCTCGCGCTCGTAGCGCACTGCCGTGGTCTTGCTGGCCCGGATCACCTGCCCGGTGATCGGGTCCAGCGCGGCCAGCCGCGGGATCTGGTGGCGGGCCAGTACCCGTGACACCGTCCGTGCCGGGACACCCAGTTCGCAGCCCAGCCAGGCCGGTCCGCGGCGTTCACGCTGCCGCAATGCGACGATCCGCGCTTCGAGCTCGTCGCTGGTCCGTCGTGGTGAGGTATGCGGGCGTGAGGATCGGTCCCGCAGACCGGGCTCGCCCTCGGTTGCGTAGCGGTCCAGCCAGGTCTTCACGCATTTGCGGGAGATCCCCATCGCGGTGGCGATGTGTGCTTGCGGCCATCCGGCTTGGTGACGCCGGACGATCAGCAACCGGCCCAGAAAGGCGTGACATCCACGGCCCGCACCCCGATCCGCCGTCGGCCGCCTCTTGCCGGGGACGACGGGCCATCGACGACTTCGACACCGCCGCGACCATTGCCTGCCTTCGCAGACAATCGGCGAATAGCGGCAGCCGGTTCGATTTCGGGGAGCGGCAACTACACCGGGTTCGCCCCCTCCGGATATGACGGCCGGACCGTTGTTTTCCGCTTTGCCGAGGGGCGGCGGGCCACGTTTTTCGCACTACGCCACCGTCAACGGAGAGCCACCCGCCCGCCGACCCGGCGACCAAGAGCGGCCCAAGATCGTCGATCAAGTATTCGTGCCGCCATTCTGGTGAATTCGCTGATCCAGCGGCATCACGCATTGTCAAGGCCAGCCGGGGTCCCTACAGTGGCCCGCCTGACGCCGGGAAGTGAATCACGCACTTTCCTTGGAGCCGGTACATCAACTGTCATCTCCTTCGAGGAGCAGACCTTGTTCGGAATAGTCAGGAGCCGTGGCCGTGTTCGTGCCGCGCTCGCCCTCGCGGTCGTCACGGTCGTAACCGGTTGCGGTGCTCTCGGCGCCACCGGCTCGAGCTCGCTGCCGAAGGGCAGCGGGCTCGAGAAGACGACCCTGAAGGTCTCGATCCTGCCCACCACCGACCTGGCACCGTTCTGGCTCGCCCAGGACGAGGGCTACTTCCAAGCCGAAGGCCTCACCGTCGAGTCCGTGATCGCCGCCAGCGGCCAGGCCTCGCTGACGAAGTCGATCTCGGGTGACGCCGACATCGCGTTCTCGACCTATCCGCCGTTCTTCACCGCGCGCAGCACCGGCGCCGCCGATATGCAGCTGGTCGCCGACGCGACCTCGGTCAACGCGAAGTCCAATGCGATCGTCACGGTCCCGAATTCGCCGGTCAAAACAATCACCGACCTCGCCACCGCGAAGATCGCCATCACGGCCAAGAACACCGCTTCGGATCTCCTCACCCGTTCGGTCATGCAGGACCACAACGTCGATTTCAGCAAGGTGAAATGGGTGCTCATCCCGCTGCCCGGCATCGCGGCGGCGCTGCAGCAGGGGCAGGCCGACGCCGCGTACCTGCCGGAGCCCTACATCACGCAGGCCGCCAAGACGGCCGGCGCGATCCCGATCATCGACATCAACTCCGGCGCCACCCAGGACTTCCCGCTCACCGGCTACGGCGCGACCCGGAAGTGGGTGAAGGAGAACCCCAAGACCCTCGCGGCGTTCCAGCGCGCGATGCAGAAAGCCACCCACGACGCCATCTTCGACCGCGCCAAGGTCGAGCCGCTGCTGGTGCGCTTCGCCAAGATCGACGAGGACACCGCCAAGCTGCTGACCCTGCCGGGTTACGGCTCGGTGCTCGATTCCCGTCGCCTGCAACGGGTTCCCGACCTGCTGCTGCAGCTGGGCGCCATCCCGTCGCCGATCGACGTGAACTCGATGATCGGCCCGCAGGCGGGCCGGTGAACCCCACGGCACGAGGTCGCGAGTGGTGACGCGGCTTCCGGATCGGATTCACCACGCCCGGCCCGCAACGGCTAGGTGTACTTGGCCAGGACGTTGGTGGCGGTGGGTCGTGGTTGACGTGAGGAGAGCCTCCGGTTGAGGTGTGGCTTGTCTAGGACCCACGCCAACCGGAGGCTCTCGTGTCTCACCGTAACGCCCGGACCGCCGGAACCGCTGTCTCGCAACCTGCTTCACCCGTCCGGTGCCGGTCGCGCCCCGGCCTGTCCGGGGCGGCCGGGCCTGCGGCAACGCTTACCGAGGCCTGCGAATGCCGTGCGGGTGAAGCACGCCGAGATCACGAATCGGCGCATTTATCGAATGGCGGGTATCGGGGCGGGGAACGCCGGACTGACGGCCGGTGTTCGGCGCTCGCCAAGTGGACCTCTTGTTGGGAAACAGGTTTTACTTCTAGAATTCGTGGTGTGCGACCGCTTACGGACGGTACCGAGCTGCTGGTCGGCCGGGACAGCGAGCTGTCCCGGCTGGTCGCTTGGATCCGTGACGTCGCCGAAGGCCGCGGCCGGGCCGTGCTGGTGGACGGCGAGCCGGGAATCGGCAAGTCGGCGCTGGTCCGGTCCGCCTGCGCGGCCGCCACCGACGCGGGCTGCCAGGTGTACTGGGGCGCCGGCGACGAGCTCGGGCAGGCGTTGCCGCTGCTGCCGTTGCTGGACGCGCTGGAGATCACGCCGGCCACCCGGGATCCCCGCCGTGACGCCGTTTACGAGCTGCTGGGCGGCGGCGCCGTCGCGGGCAAGGGCGCCGACCTCGCCGCCGCGGCCGCCGAACAGCTGATCGCGCTGGTGGACCAGCTCTGCCAGGACGGCCCGGTGGTGCTGGTCGTCGACGAGCTGCAGTGGGCCGACAGCACGACGGTGGCGGTGTGGAGCCGGCTCACCCGCTCGGTCCGGCAGCTTCCGTTGCTGCTCATCGGCGTGCTGCGGCCGGTGCCGCGCCGCGACGACCTGCGGGCGCTGTTCCGGATCGTCCGGCCGGCCGAGCGGCTGCGGCTGGGCAGGCTCGCGGAACCGGCCGTGCTCGAGCTGGTGGCCGCGCTGGCCGGCGGCAAGCCGGGCACCCGGCTGGAGGAGCTGGCCGCCGGGGCCGCCGGGAATCCGTTGTACCTCACCGAACTCGTCGACGCGCTGACCAGGAGTTCCTGCCTGGAGGTCGATCACGCGGGCATCGCGGAGCTGACCGGTGCGGCGACGCCGGATTCGCTGCCGGAGGCGATCGCGGACCGGCTCGGCTTCCTCACCGAGGCGGCGCGG
Encoded proteins:
- a CDS encoding permease — protein: MTAIEGRRREHEKPAGWNVDPVLILVLVLLAGFLAQGPVRRLLSAPVMQSWMTVFVAVVVQALPFLVLGVLLSAALAVFVPPSFFTRALPKRPSLAVPVAGLAGAVLPGCECASVPVAGALVRGGVTPSAAVAFLLSAPAINPVVLAATAVAFPGQPQMVFARFAASLAAACVMGWLWHRLGRPDWLRPRPHEHGEGGTKGAVFWGSVRHDVLHAGGFLVGGAMAAATLKAVVPASWLHAAAGHAVVAVLVLAGLAVLLSICSEADAFVASSLTQFSLTARLAFLVVGPMIDLKLFGMQAATFGRGFALRFAPATFLVAVAAAVVTGAVLR
- a CDS encoding ABC transporter substrate-binding protein, with protein sequence MFGIVRSRGRVRAALALAVVTVVTGCGALGATGSSSLPKGSGLEKTTLKVSILPTTDLAPFWLAQDEGYFQAEGLTVESVIAASGQASLTKSISGDADIAFSTYPPFFTARSTGAADMQLVADATSVNAKSNAIVTVPNSPVKTITDLATAKIAITAKNTASDLLTRSVMQDHNVDFSKVKWVLIPLPGIAAALQQGQADAAYLPEPYITQAAKTAGAIPIIDINSGATQDFPLTGYGATRKWVKENPKTLAAFQRAMQKATHDAIFDRAKVEPLLVRFAKIDEDTAKLLTLPGYGSVLDSRRLQRVPDLLLQLGAIPSPIDVNSMIGPQAGR
- a CDS encoding TIGR03943 family protein encodes the protein MNRTVQAILLFLVGGVLLHAGVTGLYLRYVKAGLRPLVLAAGVVLVLAAVATVWYARRRPAGHAAPRVSWLLVLPVFALILAAPPALGSYSAMRAGTAVTAPRILTPLPDGNPVRLAVIDYADRAVYDHGRSLAGRTVTLTGFVAFDGSGTPYLVRMLLNCCAADAQPVKVGLAGRVPPVLPPDAWLEVTGGFTDRQAQDPVNGGTIPFLDVGVARPVAPPADPYESLG
- a CDS encoding IS481 family transposase, which translates into the protein MGRLLIVRRHQAGWPQAHIATAMGISRKCVKTWLDRYATEGEPGLRDRSSRPHTSPRRTSDELEARIVALRQRERRGPAWLGCELGVPARTVSRVLARHQIPRLAALDPITGQVIRASKTTAVRYEREQPGELVHMDVKKIGRIPDGGGWRAHGRAQREATRDRSTKIGYDYVHSLVDDHSRLAYSEIHPDEKGPTCAGFLTRAIAYFAGHGITRIERLMTDNAWAYRWSLRAVCAEHGIRQKFIKPHCPWQNGKVERLNRTLQTEWAYRQAFTSNTQRTAALAPWLEHYNTQRRHSALGGHPPTSRLPPT
- a CDS encoding class II aldolase/adducin family protein — protein: MPHGTALLQAERQAVVDACHRLAGEGLLIGTAGNVSVRAGEHVAVTATGVVLGRVTPADVTVVDLAGSVVAGELAPTSELELHLGIYRRWNAGAVVHTHSPQATAISLVLDELPCVHYQQLLLGGAVRVAPFAVFGSDELAEHVWTALDGKSAALLANHGAVVHGPTLPAAVDNALLLEWACELYRNAAAIGAPRVLDEGQQAAVVEAALRRGYGRTHRIEEDL
- a CDS encoding carbohydrate kinase family protein → MTQTVITLGAHVFDVQVRPVEAIPEGQGAALVEQIRFGPAGTAAGTALTLAKLGAAVRTAGAIGTDPIGDLLLAMLGEHGIDTSLVVRRAGVQTSASVLPIRPDGSRPAFHVPGANLTYGPDDVPAADVARATHLHLGAPELMGGENAAKILAPAREAGVITSADLLAPGDPGVLTWIDPALPHLDYLLPNEQQVLGLTGAGTLEEGARALIARGIGCVAVTRDARGALVVTAEEVFAVPAFAVDVVDTTGCGDAFSAGFLRGVGLGRSPREAAVLGSAAAALVAQGLGSDHGEFDLAAADAFAAATPVLEAADAPH